One part of the Thiothrix nivea DSM 5205 genome encodes these proteins:
- a CDS encoding tRNA(Met) cytidine acetyltransferase TmcA, translating into MPANKARVMLGQETDAVVFDAHSGFDVNAFAAISGTLRGGGTFYLLTPPLAEWAGFPDPDYRRFLPYPFQPGAVEGRFLRRFVGLLDAWRGEEGECNSPLRKIVGANCIRPPQNDQCSAIQAILHSVMPVVLIADRGRGKSAALGMAASQLIAEGKGVLLTAPSRATVESVFKHAENPPDFFAPDDLLQTLPQADVLMVDEAAAIPVTLLLQMLEHYPRCVFSTTLHGYEGSGRGFILRFQKRLDVIAPGWQSIRLYQPIRWAENDPLEHFINHALLLDVDLEEGGHRGPPLRAPVGADPCVCPVCQYRLLNRHDLAQNEPLLRQLFGLLVTAHYQTRPSDLRQMLDAPGISIHILELAGEIVAVALLSREGGLDADLTAAIHAGKRRPHGHPIPQTLTFHAGIAGAAQRVCERVMRIAVHPGLQGQGLGSKLLEHLVKYAESSGADYIGVSYAMTSALLRFWERAGFVLARVGHRKDTASGSYSAVQIRGLTAAGKGLCALMPATTTTADQTESGKSRMSGM; encoded by the coding sequence TTGCCTGCCAATAAAGCCCGCGTCATGCTCGGGCAAGAAACCGATGCGGTTGTGTTCGATGCCCATAGCGGTTTCGACGTGAATGCGTTTGCCGCGATCAGTGGAACCTTGCGTGGGGGGGGAACCTTTTACCTGCTAACGCCGCCGCTGGCTGAATGGGCGGGGTTTCCTGACCCGGATTACCGGCGGTTTTTGCCGTATCCTTTCCAGCCTGGGGCGGTGGAAGGGCGGTTTTTACGGCGGTTTGTTGGGTTGTTGGATGCATGGCGAGGAGAAGAGGGCGAATGCAATTCGCCCCTACGGAAGATTGTAGGGGCGAATTGCATTCGCCCTCCTCAAAACGATCAGTGTTCCGCCATTCAGGCCATTCTTCATTCGGTAATGCCGGTGGTATTAATAGCAGACCGAGGGCGGGGTAAATCTGCTGCACTGGGTATGGCTGCCAGCCAGCTAATCGCGGAAGGGAAAGGGGTGCTGCTGACAGCACCTTCCCGCGCCACGGTCGAATCCGTCTTCAAACACGCCGAAAACCCACCGGATTTCTTCGCCCCCGACGACCTGCTGCAAACTCTGCCGCAAGCCGATGTGCTGATGGTGGATGAGGCCGCTGCCATTCCCGTTACCCTGCTGCTACAAATGCTGGAACACTACCCGCGTTGCGTTTTTTCCACCACCTTGCACGGCTACGAAGGCAGCGGGCGCGGCTTCATCCTGCGTTTCCAGAAACGGCTGGATGTGATTGCACCTGGCTGGCAATCCATCCGCCTGTACCAGCCTATCCGTTGGGCCGAAAACGACCCGCTGGAACATTTTATCAATCACGCGCTGCTGCTGGACGTGGATTTGGAAGAGGGCGGCCACAGGGGGCCGCCCCTACGTGCGCCGGTAGGAGCAGACCCCTGTGTCTGCCCTGTTTGCCAATATCGGTTGTTAAACCGCCATGATCTCGCCCAAAACGAACCCCTCCTGCGCCAACTCTTCGGCCTACTGGTGACAGCCCACTACCAGACCCGCCCCTCCGACCTGCGCCAGATGCTTGATGCCCCCGGCATTTCCATCCACATCCTGGAACTGGCGGGTGAAATCGTCGCTGTCGCCCTGCTATCCCGTGAAGGCGGGCTGGATGCCGACCTCACCGCTGCGATCCACGCAGGCAAACGCCGCCCGCACGGCCACCCCATCCCGCAAACCCTGACCTTCCACGCCGGAATTGCCGGGGCTGCGCAACGGGTTTGCGAACGTGTCATGCGCATAGCCGTCCACCCCGGCCTGCAAGGGCAGGGGCTAGGCTCAAAATTGCTGGAACACTTGGTGAAATATGCGGAAAGCAGCGGCGCAGACTACATCGGCGTCAGCTATGCGATGACGTCGGCGTTGTTACGCTTCTGGGAGCGCGCCGGTTTCGTGCTGGCACGGGTCGGCCACCGCAAGGATACTGCCAGCGGCAGCTATTCCGCCGTACAAATCCGTGGATTGACGGCGGCAGGTAAAGGGCTATGTGCGCTTATGCCAGCCACCACAACAACAGCAGACCAAACAGAATCCGGTAAATCCCGAATGTCCGGAATGTGA
- a CDS encoding undecaprenyl-diphosphate phosphatase — MDIIHAIILGIVEGITEFLPISSTGHMIVVADWLGIPRESQNTAFEIIIQFAAIFAVIANYTDKFHPRHLKLWVKVLIAFLPIAVIGFLFADLIESLFDVKIVAWMFIIGGVIFLLLEHFYRDSPHRVHDMENMSFQQAAWVGFAQIFALVPGTSRAGATIVGGMLAGLDRKASAEFSFLLALPVLGASSAYSLLKHYDEFASTSFAPLIVGFVVSFVVAYLTMKIFLGFLEKFTFRTFGIYRILFGLLLLWWLA, encoded by the coding sequence ATGGACATCATCCATGCCATCATTTTAGGCATTGTGGAAGGCATCACGGAATTCCTGCCCATTTCCTCCACCGGCCACATGATCGTGGTGGCCGACTGGTTAGGGATACCGCGCGAATCACAAAACACTGCCTTCGAAATCATTATCCAGTTTGCCGCCATTTTTGCGGTTATCGCCAATTACACCGACAAGTTTCACCCCAGGCACCTCAAGTTATGGGTCAAGGTGCTAATTGCCTTCCTGCCGATTGCCGTCATCGGTTTTCTATTTGCTGACCTGATCGAAAGCCTGTTTGATGTCAAAATCGTGGCCTGGATGTTTATTATCGGTGGGGTCATCTTCCTGCTGTTGGAACACTTCTACCGTGACAGCCCGCACCGCGTGCATGACATGGAAAACATGAGTTTCCAGCAGGCTGCATGGGTGGGCTTCGCACAGATATTCGCCCTCGTTCCAGGTACTAGCCGCGCCGGAGCCACCATTGTCGGCGGTATGCTGGCGGGACTTGACCGCAAAGCTAGCGCCGAGTTCTCTTTCCTGCTGGCACTGCCGGTGCTTGGGGCCAGTTCCGCTTACTCGCTGCTGAAACATTACGATGAATTTGCCAGTACCAGCTTCGCACCGCTCATTGTGGGCTTTGTGGTGTCGTTTGTGGTCGCCTACCTGACCATGAAAATTTTTCTGGGCTTTCTGGAAAAGTTCACATTCCGGACATTCGGGATTTACCGGATTCTGTTTGGTCTGCTGTTGTTGTGGTGGCTGGCATAA
- a CDS encoding P-II family nitrogen regulator, with protein MKLIQAIIKPFKLDDVREALTEIGVTGMTAIEVKGFGRQKGHTELYRGAEYVVDFLPKVKLEIVVKEEDVDRCIETIQKAAHTGKIGDGKIFVFPVEQAIRIRTGESGRDAV; from the coding sequence ATGAAACTAATTCAGGCCATCATTAAACCGTTCAAGCTGGATGACGTGCGTGAGGCGTTGACGGAAATTGGCGTAACCGGCATGACAGCCATCGAAGTCAAGGGTTTCGGGCGTCAGAAAGGCCATACCGAGCTGTACCGTGGCGCGGAATACGTGGTCGATTTTCTGCCGAAGGTCAAGCTGGAAATCGTGGTCAAGGAAGAGGATGTTGACCGCTGTATCGAAACTATCCAGAAAGCGGCCCACACCGGCAAGATTGGCGACGGCAAGATTTTCGTGTTCCCGGTCGAACAAGCCATTCGCATCCGTACCGGTGAAAGCGGGCGGGACGCGGTATAA